A window from Drosophila nasuta strain 15112-1781.00 chromosome 3, ASM2355853v1, whole genome shotgun sequence encodes these proteins:
- the LOC132792875 gene encoding proliferation-associated protein 2G4 has product MADVEKEPEKTIAEDLVVTKYKLAGEIVNKTLKAVIELCVVDASVREICTKGDNLLTEETGKVYKKEKELKKGIAFPTCLSVNNCVCHFSPAKNDADYTLKAGDVVKIDLGAHIDGFIAVAAHTIVVGASADKKISGRQADVILGAYWAVQAALRLLKAGSNNYSLTDAVQQISESYKCKPIEGMLSHELKQFKIDGEKTIIQNPSEAQRKEHEKCTFEKHEVYAIDVIVSTGEGVGREKDTKVSIYKKSEENYMLKLKASRALLAEVKTKYGNMPFNIRSFEEETKARMGVVECVAHKMIEPFQVLYEKPAEIVAQFKHTVLLMPNGVNLVTGINFDVENYVSENSIAQPELKELVAQPLGPVKGKGKGKKAASGTAAAVATKVESAPAVETKA; this is encoded by the exons atggcAGACGTAGAAAAGGAGCCCGAGAAGACCATTGCTGAGGATTTGGTTGTTACCAAATACAAATTGGCTGGAGAAATTGTCAACA AAACATTGAAAGCAGTGATTGAACTGTGCGTGGTGGATGCCTCTGTGAGGGAAATTTGCACCAAGGGCGACAATCTGCTGACTGAAGAAACCGGCAAA GtatacaaaaaggaaaaggaacTGAAGAAGGGCATCGCATTCCCAACATGTCTCTCGGTCAACAACTGTGTCTGCCACTTCTCGCCAGCGAAGAACGATGCCGACTACACGCTCAAGGCTGGCGATGTGGTTAAAAT tgATCTGGGTGCCCACATTGATGGCTTCATTGCCGTGGCCGCGCACACAATTGTTGTAGGCGCCAGTGCGGATAAGAAAATAAGCGGACGACAAGCTGATGTTATTCTGGGCGCTTATTGGGCTGTCCAGGCTGCGCTGCGTCTGCTTAAAGCCGGTTCCAAC AACTACTCACTCACCGATGCCGTGCAACAAATCAGCGAGTCTTACAAGTGCAAGCCCATTGAGGGCATGCTCAGTCACGAGCTGAAGCAGTTCAAAATCGATGGCGAGAAGACGATCATACAGAATCCGAGCGAGGCTCAACGCAAGGAGCATGAGAAGTGCACCTTTGAGAAGCACGAAGTCTACGCCATTGATGTCATTGTCAGCACCGGCGAGGGCGTG GGACGGGAGAAGGATACTAAGGTGTCCATCTACAAGAAATCCGAGGAGAACTACATGCTTAAGCTGAAGGCATCGCGTGCCCTGCTCGCTGAGGTGAAAACCAAGTACGGCAACATGCCTTTCAACATCCGCAGTTTCGAGGAGGAGACCAAGGCGCGCATGGGTGTCGTCGAATGCGTTGCGCACAAGATGATTGAGCCCTTCCAAGTGCTTTACGAGAAGCCCG CTGAGATCGTGGCGCAGTTCAAACACACGGTACTGCTCATGCCCAACGGCGTTAATCTGGTCACCGGCATCAACTTCGACGTGGAGAACTACGTGAGCGAGAACAGCATTGCGCAACCTGAGCTAAAG gaACTGGTTGCTCAGCCATTGGGACCCGTCAAAGGAAAGGGCAAGGGCAAGAAGGCGGCTAGCggcacagctgctgctgtggcgacAAAAGTGGAATCGGCGCCGGCCGTTGAGACCAAGGCATAG